One genomic window of Bacillus mycoides includes the following:
- a CDS encoding amino acid permease, with protein MRSYGNVKTGGESKVKSLLRKKALSTESPRQLDRTLTALDLTFLGIGAVIGTGIFVLTGIVAAKHSGPGIMLSFLIAAFTCACVAFCYAEFASSIPVSGSVYTYAYMTVGEVVAFIVGWCLMLEYLLAVAAVAVGWSGYLQSLLQGFNIHLPAIISSAPGTGKGGLIDLPAVCILLLITGLLSFGIRESARINNIMVLIKLAVIIAFIVAGAKYVKPENWTPFIPFGYDGIITGAATVFFAFLGFDAIATAAEETKKPQRDLPIGIIGSLLICTVLYMIVSFVLTGMVPYTQLDVSDPVAFALHFVGEDTIAGLLAVGAMTGMTTVLLVVMYGQVRVSYAMSRDGLLPKALSRVNKKVKIPLLNTWITGVVSALLAGLLDLHLLANLVNIGTLTAFTFVCFAVLILRKTHPDLKRGFRTPLVPALPVVAIICCLYLMLNLSKTTWISFAVWLIVGLCVYFFYSRKHSHLATEKTNDEKKEA; from the coding sequence ATTCGCAGTTATGGAAATGTAAAAACGGGGGGAGAGTCCAAAGTGAAGTCATTATTACGAAAAAAAGCGCTTAGTACTGAATCACCACGGCAGCTAGATAGAACATTAACGGCACTCGATTTAACGTTTTTAGGAATCGGCGCCGTAATTGGGACAGGGATTTTTGTATTAACAGGTATTGTAGCAGCAAAACATTCTGGTCCTGGTATTATGCTATCATTCCTTATTGCTGCATTTACTTGTGCTTGTGTAGCTTTTTGTTATGCCGAATTCGCTTCTTCTATACCAGTCTCAGGAAGTGTTTATACTTATGCATACATGACCGTAGGAGAAGTTGTCGCCTTCATCGTTGGTTGGTGTTTAATGCTCGAATATTTACTCGCAGTTGCAGCGGTAGCTGTTGGCTGGTCTGGATATTTACAATCATTGCTTCAAGGGTTCAATATACACCTTCCCGCCATTATTTCCTCGGCCCCCGGAACAGGAAAAGGTGGTCTCATTGATTTACCGGCTGTTTGTATTTTACTTCTCATTACTGGTCTTTTAAGTTTTGGTATACGCGAAAGCGCACGCATTAATAATATTATGGTCCTTATCAAATTAGCAGTTATTATCGCCTTTATCGTAGCAGGCGCAAAATATGTAAAGCCTGAAAATTGGACACCGTTCATTCCATTCGGGTACGACGGTATTATTACGGGAGCTGCCACTGTCTTCTTCGCCTTTTTAGGTTTTGATGCAATCGCAACTGCGGCAGAAGAAACGAAAAAACCGCAGCGTGATTTACCAATTGGCATTATCGGTTCTCTTCTTATTTGTACAGTTTTATACATGATCGTATCTTTCGTTTTAACAGGTATGGTTCCTTATACGCAATTAGATGTTTCTGATCCAGTTGCATTTGCACTGCATTTCGTTGGTGAAGATACTATTGCGGGGCTACTTGCAGTTGGTGCGATGACAGGAATGACAACCGTTCTTTTGGTCGTTATGTATGGACAAGTTCGTGTTTCTTATGCAATGAGCCGAGACGGCTTACTTCCAAAAGCGTTATCACGCGTAAATAAAAAAGTAAAAATCCCTTTACTAAACACATGGATTACTGGCGTTGTTTCCGCTTTATTAGCAGGACTTTTAGACCTACATTTACTAGCAAATTTAGTAAACATCGGTACGTTAACAGCCTTCACATTCGTTTGCTTTGCTGTACTTATTTTACGGAAAACTCATCCTGATTTAAAACGAGGCTTTCGTACACCACTCGTACCTGCACTACCAGTTGTCGCTATTATTTGTTGTTTATATTTAATGCTTAATTTGTCTAAAACGACATGGATCAGCTTTGCAGTCTGGCTTATAGTCGGTTTATGCGTCTACTTCTTCTACTCTAGAAAACATAGTCATTTAGCTACTGAAAAAACAAATGATGAGAAAAAAGAAGCATAA
- a CDS encoding cation:proton antiporter, which translates to MLFYFELVVILLCTKLAGDISVRLGQPSVLGKLIVGIIIGPAVLGIINSSELIDELSEIGVLLLMFMAGLETDLEELNRNLKSSFAVAAGGIIFPFIGGYVAGLLFGLMQSHAIFIGLLLCATSVSITVQTLRDLGKMNTRESTTILGAAVFDDVIVVILLAFVMSFLGTQDVNITLVIAKKLIFFVSIVFIAWKVVPWIMKMLVPLRVSEALISAALIICFSFAYYSEQMGIAGIIGAFAAGIAISQTEYKHEVEHKIEPIAYAIFVPVFFVSIGMEITFQGIGSQLWFIIIMTLIAIFTKLIGSGLGARLTGFNLQSSISIGAGMVSRGEVALIIAANGLTANLLAKENFTAIVIVVILTTIITPPLLKKYFV; encoded by the coding sequence ATGTTATTTTATTTTGAACTTGTCGTCATTTTACTTTGTACGAAATTAGCTGGTGATATTAGCGTTAGGCTCGGTCAGCCTTCTGTACTGGGTAAATTAATTGTTGGTATTATTATCGGTCCTGCGGTGCTAGGTATTATTAATAGTTCAGAACTTATTGATGAGCTTAGTGAAATTGGTGTTTTGCTACTTATGTTTATGGCGGGACTCGAAACAGATTTAGAAGAGTTAAATCGGAATTTAAAATCATCATTTGCAGTAGCGGCTGGTGGAATTATTTTTCCTTTCATTGGTGGTTATGTGGCAGGGTTGTTGTTTGGATTAATGCAATCTCATGCAATTTTTATAGGGTTATTACTTTGCGCAACATCGGTTAGTATTACAGTGCAAACGTTACGTGATTTAGGGAAGATGAATACGAGAGAAAGTACTACGATTTTAGGTGCTGCCGTATTTGATGATGTAATTGTCGTTATTTTATTAGCGTTTGTTATGAGCTTTTTAGGAACGCAAGATGTGAATATAACACTGGTTATCGCAAAGAAACTTATTTTCTTTGTAAGTATTGTTTTTATCGCATGGAAAGTTGTTCCGTGGATTATGAAAATGCTCGTCCCGCTTCGCGTGTCGGAAGCGTTAATTAGTGCGGCTCTTATTATTTGTTTTTCATTTGCTTATTACAGTGAGCAAATGGGGATCGCCGGTATTATTGGGGCATTTGCAGCAGGAATTGCAATTTCTCAAACAGAGTATAAGCATGAAGTAGAACATAAAATTGAACCGATTGCTTATGCGATATTTGTACCAGTGTTCTTCGTAAGTATCGGAATGGAAATTACATTTCAAGGTATCGGAAGTCAACTTTGGTTCATTATCATTATGACGCTCATTGCAATATTCACAAAGTTAATTGGATCAGGTTTAGGAGCAAGATTAACAGGGTTTAATTTACAATCTTCTATTAGTATTGGTGCAGGGATGGTGTCGCGCGGAGAAGTAGCACTTATTATCGCAGCAAATGGATTAACTGCGAATTTATTAGCGAAAGAAAATTTCACAGCTATTGTCATTGTTGTTATATTGACAACGATTATTACGCCGCCACTTTTGAAGAAGTACTTTGTATAG
- a CDS encoding MurR/RpiR family transcriptional regulator yields the protein MKASTLLFKIENNMDQFSPAEKKVAMYIMENAEIVPNLTTKEVSTNAGSSEASVVRFCKTIGIGSFKAFKIALVRELTIVDYNINDFSVMNTEDGPYDLFNKVTYVNKAAIEASVTAIDKKELEKAADSIVNANKIIFYGVGGSATPAMDGAYKFTRLGFTAMMLSDFHMMLPLVTNLKEGDIFVAISTSGRTKDVLEMAQYAKRQGATVIAITKLDQSSPLYKAADIRLCMPDVEQDHRIASIASRMTQLNMIDALYVITFNRIGNNVIDQFMETREEALRLRKLK from the coding sequence GTGAAAGCTTCAACATTACTATTTAAAATTGAAAATAATATGGATCAATTTTCACCAGCTGAAAAGAAGGTTGCCATGTACATAATGGAGAACGCAGAGATTGTTCCAAATTTAACGACAAAAGAAGTGTCTACAAATGCGGGATCGAGTGAGGCGAGTGTTGTACGTTTTTGTAAAACAATCGGTATTGGAAGCTTTAAAGCATTTAAGATAGCGCTCGTTCGTGAATTAACAATTGTTGATTATAATATTAACGATTTTTCAGTGATGAATACAGAAGATGGACCGTACGATTTGTTTAATAAAGTTACATATGTGAATAAAGCTGCAATTGAGGCGAGTGTTACTGCGATAGATAAGAAGGAACTTGAGAAAGCTGCAGATAGTATTGTAAATGCTAATAAGATCATATTTTATGGTGTAGGTGGATCAGCTACACCGGCGATGGACGGAGCTTATAAATTTACTAGGCTTGGATTTACTGCAATGATGCTATCCGATTTTCATATGATGTTGCCACTCGTAACAAATTTAAAAGAGGGAGATATATTTGTGGCGATTTCAACTTCTGGGCGGACGAAAGATGTGCTTGAAATGGCGCAATATGCGAAAAGACAAGGTGCTACAGTTATTGCGATTACGAAGCTAGATCAATCATCTCCTCTATATAAAGCGGCAGACATTCGCCTTTGTATGCCGGATGTAGAGCAAGATCATCGCATTGCAAGTATTGCTTCACGAATGACGCAACTGAATATGATTGATGCTTTATACGTTATTACTTTTAACCGTATTGGCAATAATGTGATAGATCAATTTATGGAGACGAGAGAAGAAGCTCTGCGGTTACGGAAGTTAAAGTAA
- the murQ gene encoding N-acetylmuramic acid 6-phosphate etherase, producing MLENLSTEHRNEKTMNLDEMSIKEVLQSMNQEDRTVALAVENEIEEIEKVVQIVIKSFEEDGRLIYIGAGTSGRLGILDAVECPPTFGTDDKMVQGFIAGGLKAFTKAVEGAEDREELAEEDLKSIGLNEKDTVIGIAASGRTPYVIGGLKYANSVGASTASISCNKNAVISKYAKLNVEVETGAEILTGSTRLKAGTAQKLVLNMISTASMIGVGKVYKNLMVDVQSTNEKLVERSKRIIVEATGASYEVATEYYERADRNVKAAIVMILLQCEYGEALEKLKGAKGFVKKAL from the coding sequence ATGTTAGAAAATTTATCTACAGAACATCGTAATGAGAAGACGATGAATTTAGATGAGATGAGCATAAAAGAAGTTTTACAAAGTATGAATCAAGAAGATCGAACTGTTGCGTTAGCAGTTGAAAATGAAATAGAAGAAATTGAAAAGGTTGTACAGATTGTTATTAAGTCTTTTGAAGAAGATGGACGATTAATTTATATTGGTGCTGGTACGAGTGGTCGTTTAGGCATTTTAGACGCAGTGGAGTGCCCACCGACATTCGGTACAGATGACAAAATGGTGCAGGGATTTATAGCAGGTGGATTGAAAGCGTTTACCAAAGCGGTAGAAGGTGCTGAAGATCGTGAAGAGTTAGCAGAAGAAGATTTAAAAAGTATTGGATTAAACGAGAAAGATACGGTGATTGGAATTGCAGCAAGTGGTAGAACGCCTTATGTAATTGGGGGATTGAAATACGCAAATAGTGTGGGAGCGAGTACAGCTAGTATTTCCTGTAATAAAAATGCTGTGATAAGTAAATATGCAAAACTAAATGTGGAAGTGGAGACAGGCGCAGAAATATTAACAGGCTCAACACGATTGAAGGCTGGCACAGCGCAAAAGTTAGTACTGAATATGATTTCTACAGCGTCTATGATTGGTGTAGGGAAAGTATATAAAAACTTAATGGTAGATGTTCAATCTACAAATGAAAAATTGGTAGAACGCTCAAAACGAATTATTGTGGAAGCGACCGGCGCTAGTTATGAAGTAGCTACAGAGTATTATGAAAGAGCAGATCGAAATGTGAAAGCTGCAATCGTTATGATATTACTACAGTGTGAATATGGGGAAGCACTAGAAAAATTAAAAGGTGCGAAAGGATTTGTGAAGAAGGCACTTTAA
- a CDS encoding PTS transporter subunit EIIC, giving the protein MKKEDIMASRITEQLGGVKNVRGIAHCMTRLRLTLHDESKVNMDLLKKVEGVMGVIEDETLQVVVGPGTVNKVAAEMEVLTGLRIGEVADHHLEDLGREIKSDMKKKNNTPVKNFLRKIGSIFIPLIPGLVASGIINGVANFAKNAGADPNATWLQMLLLIGGGIFTFLGILVGWNTAKEFGGTPVLGAIAGILIFNPAMANVKLFGEALVPGRGGLFAVIFAAWLMVVVERQVRKAVPNAVDIIVTPLITVLVVSIVTMLAIQPVAGFLSEGITSGINAILNIGGAFAGAVLAGTFLPLVMVGLHHGLTPIHMEFINQTHVTPLLPVLAMAGAGQVGAAIAIYVKTKNKRLRNVIKGGLPVGFLGIGEPLLYGVTLPLGKPFITACLGAAVGGAFQAVMKTASLGIGVSGLSLIPLIADNKYLLYFLGLVIAYTFGFIFTYFFGFKEEMAENI; this is encoded by the coding sequence ATGAAGAAAGAAGATATAATGGCGAGTAGGATTACGGAGCAACTTGGGGGAGTAAAAAATGTTCGTGGCATTGCTCATTGTATGACGAGGTTACGATTAACGCTTCATGATGAAAGTAAAGTGAACATGGACCTTTTGAAAAAGGTTGAAGGCGTTATGGGTGTGATTGAAGATGAAACACTTCAAGTTGTCGTTGGTCCAGGAACGGTAAATAAAGTAGCGGCTGAAATGGAAGTTTTAACAGGACTCAGAATTGGTGAAGTGGCAGATCATCACCTTGAAGATCTCGGCCGGGAGATAAAGTCAGATATGAAGAAGAAAAATAATACACCAGTGAAAAACTTTTTAAGAAAAATAGGAAGTATTTTCATTCCGTTAATACCTGGTCTTGTCGCATCAGGAATTATAAACGGGGTTGCTAACTTTGCGAAAAATGCAGGTGCTGACCCGAATGCAACATGGCTACAAATGTTACTTTTAATTGGCGGCGGTATCTTTACATTCTTAGGCATTTTAGTCGGCTGGAATACAGCGAAAGAATTTGGCGGGACACCAGTTCTTGGGGCAATTGCAGGTATTTTAATTTTCAACCCAGCGATGGCGAATGTAAAACTATTCGGTGAAGCGCTCGTACCCGGACGGGGCGGATTATTTGCAGTTATTTTTGCAGCATGGCTTATGGTTGTAGTTGAAAGACAAGTTCGAAAAGCAGTGCCAAATGCAGTTGATATTATCGTGACACCACTCATTACTGTATTAGTGGTAAGTATAGTAACGATGTTAGCAATTCAACCAGTTGCAGGTTTCTTATCTGAAGGAATTACAAGCGGAATTAATGCTATCTTAAATATTGGCGGAGCATTTGCCGGAGCTGTACTTGCCGGAACATTTTTACCTCTCGTTATGGTCGGATTGCATCACGGTTTAACACCGATTCATATGGAATTTATTAATCAAACGCACGTAACGCCTTTATTACCAGTATTGGCAATGGCAGGTGCTGGGCAAGTAGGAGCAGCGATTGCGATTTATGTAAAAACAAAAAATAAACGACTTCGTAATGTGATTAAAGGTGGATTGCCAGTTGGATTTTTAGGAATTGGCGAACCGTTATTATATGGGGTTACATTACCACTTGGGAAACCATTTATTACTGCTTGTTTAGGAGCGGCTGTCGGTGGTGCATTCCAGGCAGTAATGAAAACGGCTTCACTCGGAATCGGTGTATCAGGATTATCTTTAATTCCGTTAATTGCTGATAATAAATATTTATTATATTTCTTAGGGTTAGTGATTGCATATACTTTCGGATTTATCTTTACGTACTTCTTCGGCTTTAAAGAAGAAATGGCAGAAAACATATAG
- a CDS encoding DUF871 domain-containing protein encodes MLGVSIYLSKERVEKQEAWVKLAKENGFSSIFTSLHIPEDDPNTYQELIQILGKRALENEMELMVDVSPKSLNHLGITYENVEELLEWGITGLRMDYGIAPKEIARVSHKMKVALNASTITESFWKELLAENIQVENVEAWHNFYPRPETGLAKSFLQKQNKYLHDCGIKTMAFIPGDGEKRGPLYGGLPTLEKHRNTRPLEAYLELVQECDVDKVLIGDISTSLESVQEIAMASNGIIPLRYEPFTNEMEVLKVVEKVHTNRLDPARDAIRSVESREENKAVLQPMNTISRKRGSITIDNELYGRYAGEMQIVINDLPEDRKVNVVGMVMEEDSSLLSCVRAGEKFKLFSKE; translated from the coding sequence ATGTTAGGAGTTTCAATTTATCTTTCAAAAGAGCGAGTAGAGAAACAAGAAGCATGGGTAAAACTAGCGAAAGAAAACGGATTTTCATCTATTTTTACATCTCTTCACATTCCAGAAGATGATCCGAATACGTATCAGGAGTTAATTCAAATACTTGGGAAACGAGCTCTCGAAAATGAAATGGAATTAATGGTTGATGTCTCTCCAAAATCGTTAAACCATTTAGGAATAACATATGAAAATGTGGAAGAATTATTGGAGTGGGGCATTACTGGTTTAAGAATGGACTACGGCATTGCGCCAAAAGAAATCGCACGCGTATCTCATAAGATGAAAGTGGCTTTAAATGCGAGTACGATTACAGAATCATTTTGGAAAGAGTTACTTGCAGAAAATATACAAGTAGAGAATGTAGAAGCATGGCATAATTTTTATCCGCGTCCAGAAACAGGACTAGCAAAGTCATTTTTACAAAAACAAAATAAGTATTTACATGATTGCGGAATAAAAACGATGGCATTTATTCCGGGAGATGGTGAAAAACGAGGTCCTTTATATGGAGGTTTACCAACGTTAGAAAAGCACCGCAATACGCGGCCACTTGAAGCGTATTTAGAACTTGTTCAAGAGTGTGACGTCGATAAAGTGCTGATTGGAGACATAAGCACGAGTCTAGAAAGTGTACAAGAAATCGCGATGGCGAGTAATGGGATTATTCCGCTGCGATATGAGCCATTTACAAATGAAATGGAAGTATTGAAAGTGGTAGAGAAAGTGCATACGAATCGGCTTGATCCAGCTCGTGATGCCATTCGTTCTGTAGAATCGCGCGAAGAAAATAAAGCTGTATTACAGCCGATGAATACAATTTCAAGAAAACGAGGCAGTATTACAATTGATAATGAATTGTACGGTAGATATGCTGGCGAAATGCAAATTGTTATAAATGATTTGCCTGAAGATAGGAAAGTAAATGTTGTTGGAATGGTGATGGAAGAAGATAGTTCTTTATTGTCTTGTGTTCGTGCTGGGGAAAAATTTAAACTTTTTTCTAAGGAATAG
- a CDS encoding DoxX family protein, with the protein MNQYIGNLIIRIVLGVTFFAHGLAKFQSGIDNVAGWFTSIGLPGGLAYGVATVELVGGILLIIGLGVRYVGLLFALILAGAIVKVNGAAGLLGDGKNPGYELDLALLSMGAYLFVVKAEGYVDRFLKEKVMKTK; encoded by the coding sequence ATGAATCAATATATTGGTAATTTAATTATTCGTATCGTGTTAGGAGTTACGTTTTTTGCACACGGTTTAGCAAAGTTTCAATCAGGTATCGATAACGTAGCAGGATGGTTTACAAGCATCGGCTTACCAGGTGGTCTTGCATACGGCGTAGCAACAGTTGAATTAGTAGGTGGTATATTATTAATCATCGGTTTAGGTGTACGATATGTAGGATTGTTATTCGCTCTTATTTTAGCTGGAGCTATCGTAAAGGTAAATGGAGCAGCAGGCTTATTAGGAGATGGAAAGAATCCGGGATATGAATTAGATCTTGCATTATTGTCAATGGGTGCGTATTTATTCGTTGTAAAAGCAGAAGGATATGTAGATCGTTTCTTAAAAGAGAAAGTAATGAAAACGAAGTAA
- a CDS encoding MBL fold metallo-hydrolase, translated as MSKLHLEVFTGSEQAFQVTSTIVYGEKDAILIDAQFLLSDAHRLAAQIIETGKNLAHIYVTHFHPDHYFGLNVLHEAFPKAKIVALRNTVEDIRNTFEKKVEQWKPSIGHNVPHQPIVPEVLEGDKLTLEGNDLIIKGGLQGDTPNNSYVWIPSLKAVVTGDIVYNNTFAWTLETDAEARHKWLETLSEIENLHPEIVVAGHRDYDVPNTADAIKHTRKYLVAFDEVLAGNPSSEEIQTAIKERFPHVKALEIGLVLAANAFGVKK; from the coding sequence ATGTCAAAATTACATTTAGAGGTTTTTACAGGATCTGAGCAAGCATTTCAAGTTACATCCACAATTGTATACGGAGAAAAAGATGCAATTCTTATCGATGCACAATTTTTATTAAGTGATGCACATCGTTTAGCAGCTCAAATTATTGAAACAGGAAAGAATTTAGCTCATATTTATGTAACTCATTTCCATCCAGATCATTATTTTGGATTAAATGTATTACATGAAGCATTTCCAAAAGCGAAAATTGTAGCGTTGCGAAATACAGTAGAAGATATTCGCAATACGTTTGAAAAGAAAGTGGAACAATGGAAACCATCTATTGGGCATAATGTTCCTCATCAACCAATTGTTCCAGAAGTGTTAGAGGGAGATAAGCTTACGTTAGAGGGAAATGACTTAATCATTAAAGGTGGTCTACAAGGTGATACACCTAATAATAGTTACGTATGGATTCCGTCATTAAAAGCAGTAGTTACAGGAGATATCGTGTATAACAATACTTTCGCATGGACGTTAGAAACAGATGCTGAAGCTCGTCATAAATGGTTAGAAACATTAAGTGAAATTGAAAATCTTCATCCTGAAATTGTTGTAGCTGGACATCGTGATTATGACGTACCAAATACAGCAGATGCGATTAAGCATACTCGTAAATATTTAGTAGCATTTGATGAAGTTCTTGCAGGAAATCCTTCAAGTGAAGAAATTCAAACGGCAATAAAGGAACGATTCCCGCACGTTAAAGCGTTAGAAATTGGACTTGTTTTAGCGGCAAACGCATTTGGGGTGAAAAAATAA
- a CDS encoding nuclear transport factor 2 family protein, which yields MVQKTNLEIVRSTYEGPSSSNAKHLAEALSEKVEWTEAEGFPYGGTYIGTEAIMENVFSRLGSEWDNYKASVNTYHEVNGKDVIIAEGMYSGVYKETGKSFEAEFVHIWQLENGKIVKFKQYVDSYIVRAAMKV from the coding sequence ATGGTACAAAAAACAAATTTAGAAATTGTTCGAAGCACATATGAAGGACCATCTTCTTCAAATGCAAAACATTTAGCGGAAGCCCTCTCTGAAAAAGTAGAATGGACAGAGGCAGAAGGTTTCCCATACGGCGGAACGTATATAGGTACAGAAGCTATAATGGAAAATGTATTTAGTCGTTTAGGATCAGAATGGGATAATTATAAAGCGAGTGTAAATACGTACCATGAAGTAAACGGAAAAGATGTAATCATTGCTGAAGGTATGTATTCTGGAGTTTATAAAGAAACGGGAAAATCATTTGAAGCAGAATTCGTTCATATATGGCAGCTTGAAAATGGAAAAATCGTAAAATTCAAGCAATATGTGGATAGTTATATTGTGCGAGCAGCGATGAAGGTTTAA
- a CDS encoding PRK06770 family protein, giving the protein MKKWIIGTITMIVIAIGAVFGVTKLLNYIEEEEKSLKAQNVMGQQGKKAKEEKQQASEDEIISTMHRMVHQKVKSSEKWGFIEMTNKEIRSAKNAVESSTNFKHKSKLLSTLERWEKGDFSQTVEEHNFLWEIQGGDTGKATERLSPEEEKQYVKEMKGK; this is encoded by the coding sequence ATGAAAAAATGGATTATAGGGACAATTACAATGATTGTAATTGCGATAGGAGCTGTATTCGGTGTTACTAAACTGCTTAATTATATAGAAGAAGAGGAGAAGAGTCTTAAAGCACAAAATGTAATGGGGCAACAAGGGAAGAAAGCAAAGGAAGAGAAGCAACAAGCTAGTGAAGATGAAATTATTTCTACAATGCATAGGATGGTACATCAAAAAGTGAAATCCTCTGAAAAATGGGGATTTATTGAAATGACAAATAAGGAAATTCGTAGTGCGAAGAACGCAGTAGAAAGCAGTACGAATTTTAAACATAAATCAAAGCTACTTTCTACTTTGGAGCGTTGGGAGAAAGGAGACTTTTCACAAACGGTTGAGGAGCATAACTTTTTGTGGGAAATTCAAGGTGGTGATACCGGAAAGGCAACAGAACGCTTATCGCCAGAAGAAGAAAAACAGTATGTGAAAGAAATGAAAGGTAAATAA
- a CDS encoding DMT family transporter: MPYFYVFLLLLTSLLWGGNFVVGKSLVDHASPTTLTSLRWIIAIICLLPMVWFKEKKIIPPRSAILPLILMGISGVVLFNIFQFLALEKTSATNVGLISTLNAISIALFSVLFLKEKVNTLQMLSMILSFFGVMLVLLKGNFALLFSLHFNSGDLWMMAAVCIWGIYSVCSKWATKTVTPLMATLYSGIFGVILLLPFNIGNFTVSNINSSFITSLLYTGLVSTVLCMVFWNIGVQKLGATTSGIFLNFNPIFTAILAFIFLGEELTWIQISGTIIVVTGCYLFSHFKTAASQPTRTLVRKHS; this comes from the coding sequence ATGCCTTATTTTTATGTCTTTTTACTATTATTAACAAGCTTATTATGGGGAGGAAATTTCGTCGTTGGGAAATCACTCGTCGATCATGCATCTCCGACGACACTGACAAGTTTAAGATGGATAATTGCGATCATTTGTTTATTACCAATGGTATGGTTTAAAGAGAAGAAAATCATTCCACCACGCTCTGCAATACTTCCGTTAATACTTATGGGAATTTCAGGAGTCGTTCTTTTTAACATTTTTCAATTTTTAGCACTAGAAAAAACATCCGCAACGAATGTAGGTCTTATTTCTACATTGAACGCTATTTCGATTGCATTATTTTCTGTGCTATTTCTAAAAGAAAAAGTAAATACACTTCAAATGCTTTCTATGATTCTTTCATTTTTCGGGGTTATGCTCGTCCTTTTAAAAGGAAATTTCGCACTTTTATTTTCACTACATTTTAATAGCGGAGATTTATGGATGATGGCGGCAGTATGTATCTGGGGTATTTACTCTGTTTGCAGTAAATGGGCGACAAAAACAGTTACACCGCTAATGGCGACGTTATATTCTGGTATTTTCGGCGTCATTTTATTGCTTCCATTTAACATAGGCAACTTCACTGTTTCCAATATTAATTCTTCCTTCATAACATCACTTTTATATACAGGACTCGTTTCAACGGTCCTTTGTATGGTATTTTGGAACATTGGTGTACAGAAATTAGGAGCTACTACATCGGGTATTTTTCTAAATTTCAATCCAATTTTCACAGCTATTTTAGCATTTATTTTCCTTGGAGAAGAACTAACATGGATTCAAATTTCCGGGACAATTATCGTCGTGACAGGATGTTATTTATTTTCTCATTTTAAAACCGCTGCTTCTCAGCCAACTAGAACTTTAGTGCGAAAGCATTCTTAA
- a CDS encoding Lrp/AsnC family transcriptional regulator encodes MESSVIKVLDDLDVQILDILQKESQVSNAELARRVNLSPAAMHARIKRLDGEGFIDKQVAILNQEKLGFDLLCFIFMSTNIHQSDKLEVLEKELEAMPEVLECHCLTGEYDYLLKVANRDRKELEQFIRKLNKLGITRIQTSLALREIKYSTVLPIRNEEPSID; translated from the coding sequence ATGGAGTCATCTGTTATTAAAGTGCTTGATGATTTGGATGTGCAAATTTTAGATATATTGCAGAAAGAGTCACAAGTAAGTAATGCAGAATTAGCACGCCGCGTTAATTTATCACCAGCTGCTATGCATGCAAGAATAAAAAGATTAGACGGGGAAGGATTCATTGATAAGCAAGTAGCAATTTTAAATCAAGAAAAGCTTGGATTTGATTTATTATGTTTCATTTTTATGAGCACGAATATTCATCAATCAGATAAGCTGGAAGTGTTGGAAAAAGAATTAGAAGCGATGCCGGAAGTGTTAGAATGTCACTGTTTAACAGGAGAGTATGATTATTTATTAAAGGTTGCAAATCGTGATCGTAAAGAACTGGAGCAGTTTATCAGAAAGTTGAACAAGCTTGGTATTACAAGGATACAGACGAGTTTAGCACTTCGTGAAATTAAATATTCGACGGTATTGCCGATACGAAATGAGGAACCGAGCATCGATTAA